A stretch of the Mesorhizobium sp. Pch-S genome encodes the following:
- a CDS encoding beta-ketoacyl-ACP synthase III, translating into MTSAVYLRRAAKFLPNNPVDNDNMEEVLGMIDGKPSRARRLTLRSNGIRNRYYSISRHTGELRYTNAQLTAEAVRALTDDDFRLEDIELLSCGTTSPDQLLPNHASMVHGELRNGTCETAASSGGCVSGVLAMKYGYMAVAAGLVRNAVVTGSEMLSAQLHARNFSSESDEKVAELEKHASLAFEKDFLRWMLSDGAGAALLSGSPNPDGLSMRIDWIEMRSYAHEYETCMFMGTAKQPDGSMKGWKEHGSLQEVIDNDVLALEQDVKLLNAMAVPVTVARGLSDILKTRPLDPDEVDWFLPHYSSAYFRPIVQRALRDIGFDIPEQRWFTNLERVGNVGAASMYLMIEELLNGGHCQVGDVVLCYVPESARFSTGFVKMTVVDAQGRTIRQ; encoded by the coding sequence ATGACATCCGCAGTCTACCTTAGACGCGCTGCAAAATTCCTGCCGAACAACCCCGTCGACAACGACAACATGGAAGAAGTGCTCGGCATGATCGACGGCAAGCCGTCGCGCGCTCGCAGATTGACACTGCGCAGCAACGGCATCCGTAATCGGTACTATTCGATTTCCCGCCACACAGGCGAGTTGCGCTACACCAATGCCCAGCTCACCGCTGAAGCCGTGCGCGCACTGACCGACGACGACTTCCGCCTCGAAGACATCGAGCTCCTGTCCTGCGGCACGACTTCGCCGGATCAGTTGCTACCCAATCACGCCTCGATGGTGCATGGCGAACTGCGCAACGGCACCTGCGAAACGGCTGCATCGAGCGGCGGCTGCGTTTCGGGCGTCCTTGCCATGAAGTACGGCTACATGGCCGTGGCTGCCGGACTTGTCCGAAACGCCGTGGTAACCGGTTCGGAAATGCTCTCCGCACAGCTTCATGCGCGGAACTTTTCCTCGGAATCCGATGAGAAGGTTGCCGAGCTTGAAAAACATGCGTCCCTTGCCTTCGAAAAGGATTTCCTGCGCTGGATGCTGTCTGACGGTGCCGGCGCTGCGCTGCTGAGCGGGAGCCCGAATCCAGACGGGCTTTCGATGCGCATCGATTGGATCGAGATGCGTTCCTATGCCCACGAATACGAAACCTGCATGTTCATGGGAACGGCAAAACAACCCGACGGTAGCATGAAGGGTTGGAAGGAACATGGCTCTCTGCAGGAGGTGATCGACAATGACGTCCTTGCCCTGGAGCAGGACGTGAAGCTCCTGAATGCCATGGCTGTGCCAGTCACGGTCGCCCGGGGGCTCTCCGATATCCTCAAGACGCGCCCACTCGATCCGGACGAGGTCGACTGGTTCCTGCCGCATTATTCGTCGGCCTATTTCCGACCTATCGTGCAGCGGGCCCTGCGCGACATCGGTTTCGATATCCCCGAGCAGCGCTGGTTCACCAATCTCGAACGGGTCGGCAATGTCGGCGCGGCATCGATGTATCTGATGATCGAAGAACTTTTGAACGGGGGGCACTGCCAGGTCGGCGACGTCGTCCTATGTTATGTACCGGAAAGCGCGCGTTTCTCGACCGGCTTCGTAAAGATGACGGTGGTCGATGCACAGGGCCGCACCATCAGGCAATGA
- a CDS encoding dipeptide ABC transporter ATP-binding protein, with protein MIDKDQPILETRELSKRFSIGTRFSSQGKRTVHAVDNVSLTVRRGETVGLVGESGCGKSTLARCLVRLYDITDGKLLFEGDDITGRSLAELRPFRRRLQMVFQDPSASLNPRRRVGDLVAEPLRIHTKLSSSEITKRVAELFDLVGLLPDHVMRYPHEFSGGQRQRVGIARAIALNPDLVVLDEPVSALDVSVQAQIVNLLADLQEKLKLTYIFIAHDLSVVRQVSTRIAVMYLGSIVEEGPAEEVFETPAHPYSQALISAVPVVETTPGGTRKRIILTGDVPSPLKPPSGCRFHPRCPVAVDRCRVERPELTEHRPGRKVACHFPTLSR; from the coding sequence ATGATCGACAAAGACCAGCCAATCCTCGAGACGCGGGAGCTCAGCAAGCGCTTCTCGATCGGCACGCGGTTTTCCTCGCAAGGCAAGCGAACCGTTCACGCCGTCGACAATGTGTCGCTGACGGTCCGGCGCGGCGAGACCGTCGGCCTGGTCGGGGAGTCCGGCTGTGGCAAGTCCACCCTGGCGCGCTGCCTTGTCAGGCTCTACGACATCACCGACGGCAAGCTGCTGTTCGAAGGGGACGACATCACCGGCAGATCGCTGGCTGAACTGAGGCCGTTCCGCCGTCGCTTGCAGATGGTGTTCCAGGATCCGTCGGCTTCGCTCAATCCGCGGCGCCGGGTCGGAGATCTGGTTGCGGAGCCGCTTCGCATCCACACCAAACTCTCCTCCAGCGAAATCACCAAGCGGGTGGCGGAACTGTTTGATCTTGTCGGTCTCCTCCCGGATCACGTCATGCGCTATCCGCATGAGTTCTCCGGCGGGCAGCGCCAGCGTGTCGGTATCGCACGCGCCATCGCGCTCAATCCCGATCTCGTCGTGCTGGACGAGCCGGTTTCAGCGCTCGACGTGTCGGTTCAGGCGCAGATCGTCAACCTGCTGGCCGACCTCCAGGAAAAACTCAAACTCACCTACATCTTCATCGCCCACGACCTGTCCGTGGTTCGCCAGGTCTCGACCCGCATCGCGGTCATGTATCTCGGGTCGATCGTGGAGGAGGGCCCGGCGGAAGAGGTCTTCGAGACCCCCGCGCATCCCTACAGCCAGGCGCTGATCTCGGCCGTTCCCGTGGTGGAGACGACGCCAGGCGGCACGCGCAAGCGCATAATCCTGACCGGTGACGTGCCGAGTCCGCTCAAGCCGCCGTCAGGATGCCGGTTCCATCCACGATGCCCCGTTGCAGTCGATCGATGCCGTGTCGAACGTCCCGAACTCACCGAACATCGCCCCGGGCGAAAGGTCGCTTGCCATTTCCCGACGCTCTCCCGATAG
- a CDS encoding ABC transporter ATP-binding protein, translating into MMLSVRDLRVSFRTHEGLVRAIDGVSFELEEGEILGVVGESGSGKTVSLLAVMGLITDPNAIIEGSIRYKGRELVGLPAKELRRLRGNEIAMIFQDPMTALTPVYTIGWQIAEQIRAHKRVSKSQALARVEELLAEVNFPNPREAMSRYPHQLSGGMRQRAVIAMALSCNPALLVADEPTTALDVTVQAGILDLVRKLRTTHNSAVVFITHDMGVVSELADRVMVMYAGRIVERGSRADLFSAPQHPYTRALLGSIPPLTGEKPHRLPAIPGSPPSLLRLPEGCAFGPRCPVNYEPCKASKPDLGHGSHAAACFRVQA; encoded by the coding sequence ATGATGCTTTCTGTGCGTGACCTCAGGGTATCCTTCCGCACGCATGAAGGCTTGGTGCGAGCCATCGACGGGGTCTCTTTCGAGCTTGAGGAAGGCGAGATCCTCGGGGTCGTCGGTGAATCCGGTTCGGGCAAGACCGTATCCCTGCTCGCCGTCATGGGACTGATCACCGATCCCAATGCCATCATCGAAGGGTCGATCCGCTACAAGGGGCGCGAGCTGGTAGGGTTGCCGGCGAAGGAGCTTCGGCGGCTGCGCGGCAATGAGATCGCCATGATCTTCCAGGATCCGATGACGGCACTGACGCCGGTCTATACGATCGGCTGGCAGATCGCCGAACAGATTCGCGCCCACAAGCGCGTCAGCAAGTCCCAGGCGCTGGCGCGCGTCGAGGAATTGCTGGCGGAAGTCAATTTCCCCAATCCGCGCGAGGCGATGTCGCGTTATCCGCACCAGCTTTCGGGCGGTATGCGGCAACGGGCGGTGATTGCCATGGCGCTGTCGTGCAACCCGGCGCTGCTGGTGGCCGACGAGCCGACCACCGCGCTCGACGTGACCGTGCAGGCAGGTATTCTCGATCTCGTGCGCAAGCTGCGCACCACGCACAATTCGGCCGTCGTCTTCATCACGCACGACATGGGCGTGGTCTCTGAACTCGCCGACAGGGTGATGGTGATGTATGCGGGGCGGATCGTCGAGCGCGGCAGCCGTGCCGACCTGTTTTCCGCTCCGCAGCATCCCTATACGCGCGCGCTGCTGGGATCGATCCCGCCACTGACCGGCGAGAAGCCGCACCGTCTGCCCGCAATTCCCGGCTCGCCGCCATCGTTGCTGCGCTTGCCGGAAGGCTGCGCTTTCGGCCCTCGCTGCCCGGTGAACTATGAACCTTGCAAGGCAAGCAAGCCTGACCTTGGTCACGGCAGCCATGCCGCGGCCTGTTTCCGGGTTCAGGCATGA
- a CDS encoding ABC transporter permease, giving the protein MIYAILRRFGQMLFVMFGISVIVFLIFFATPGSDPAARIAGRNASPEVLEAVRHNFGFDRPLYVQYGLMMKKIFVTGDLTSFVNRGWKVVPAVLDSIPVTLSLVFGAAVLWVLVSILIGVVAAATRDSWLDKLLMALGLLGISMPVYWLGEVMNLITQSRYHDTWLFSWVPPLGYKNFSDDPKGWFLALVIPWVTLAILYIGIYGRVLRAAIIESMQEDYIRTARAKGLSERRILLRHALRTSLIAFVTLFGLDFGALVGGSALLTEVVFGLQGIGKLTYDALQSLDLPMIMATVMYASMFVVVANAVVDFIYILLDPRVRAS; this is encoded by the coding sequence ATGATTTACGCGATCCTGCGCCGTTTCGGTCAGATGCTGTTCGTGATGTTCGGCATTTCGGTCATCGTTTTCCTGATCTTCTTTGCAACGCCGGGTTCCGATCCGGCAGCCCGCATCGCCGGCCGCAACGCATCGCCCGAAGTGCTCGAGGCGGTGCGCCACAATTTCGGTTTCGACCGTCCACTCTATGTGCAGTACGGGCTGATGATGAAGAAGATCTTCGTCACCGGCGACCTGACCTCTTTCGTCAACCGCGGCTGGAAGGTCGTGCCGGCAGTCCTGGATTCGATCCCGGTGACATTGTCGCTTGTCTTTGGCGCGGCGGTTCTGTGGGTGCTGGTGTCGATCCTCATTGGCGTTGTTGCCGCCGCCACGCGCGACAGCTGGCTGGACAAGCTTCTGATGGCGCTGGGATTGCTCGGCATTTCCATGCCTGTCTACTGGCTGGGCGAGGTCATGAACCTCATCACCCAGAGCCGCTATCACGACACCTGGCTGTTTTCCTGGGTGCCGCCGCTCGGCTACAAGAATTTCTCCGATGACCCCAAAGGTTGGTTCCTTGCGTTGGTAATCCCATGGGTCACGCTCGCCATCCTTTACATAGGCATCTACGGCCGCGTTCTGCGGGCAGCCATCATCGAGTCGATGCAGGAAGACTACATCCGCACCGCACGCGCCAAGGGCCTGTCCGAGAGGCGCATCCTGCTGCGCCACGCGCTGCGCACCTCACTGATCGCGTTCGTTACCTTGTTTGGCCTCGATTTCGGCGCGCTGGTCGGCGGATCCGCCCTTCTGACGGAAGTGGTTTTCGGCCTGCAGGGCATCGGCAAGCTGACCTATGATGCGCTTCAAAGTCTGGATCTGCCGATGATCATGGCCACGGTGATGTATGCCTCGATGTTCGTTGTCGTGGCCAATGCCGTGGTGGACTTTATCTACATCCTTCTCGACCCACGTGTGAGGGCGTCATGA
- a CDS encoding ABC transporter permease: MSSNVVAVPRKTRGPWALAFAKLMGNKAAMAALAIFVFIVVACLSAPLYARWAGVDPFVSTLDAVITLDGQDVPVMEQSTEGLGLGYTPLGPTWRLGNYFLGADNQGRDVMARLLYGGLNSLLISAVATVLTLLLGTATGLVAGYFGGLTDTLLSRLLDILWAFPIYLLAISLSIVMIAQGITIGPITIESGSLWLPIIIIGIVYVPYVARPIRGQVLSLRNSEFVLAAINLGVPGSRILWRDILPNITTTLIVFVPLMMALNMLTESALSFLSIGVQPPAASWGTIIQDGQALLYTRPIVALAPGIAIAISVMALNVFGDGLRDALDPRSKVRLGRD, translated from the coding sequence ATGTCGAGCAACGTTGTCGCCGTGCCGCGCAAGACGCGGGGGCCCTGGGCCCTCGCTTTTGCAAAGCTCATGGGAAACAAGGCCGCCATGGCGGCCTTGGCAATCTTTGTCTTCATCGTGGTCGCCTGCCTCAGCGCGCCGCTCTATGCGCGCTGGGCCGGTGTCGATCCTTTCGTTTCGACGCTTGATGCGGTCATTACCCTGGATGGGCAGGATGTGCCCGTGATGGAACAATCCACGGAAGGACTGGGTCTGGGCTACACTCCGCTTGGTCCTACGTGGCGGCTCGGCAACTACTTCCTCGGCGCGGACAATCAGGGTCGTGATGTCATGGCCCGTCTGCTCTATGGAGGGCTCAACTCGCTCCTCATATCCGCCGTGGCAACCGTCTTGACGTTGCTGCTCGGGACGGCGACCGGGCTGGTCGCCGGCTATTTCGGAGGCCTCACCGACACCTTGCTGTCACGGCTCCTCGACATATTGTGGGCTTTTCCGATCTATCTCCTGGCGATTTCGCTTTCGATCGTGATGATCGCGCAAGGCATCACGATCGGGCCGATTACGATTGAATCCGGTAGTCTCTGGCTGCCCATCATCATCATCGGCATTGTCTATGTGCCCTATGTGGCGCGACCCATTCGCGGCCAGGTCCTGTCGCTGCGCAACAGCGAATTCGTGCTGGCCGCCATCAATCTGGGCGTTCCGGGTTCGCGCATCCTGTGGCGCGATATACTGCCCAACATCACCACCACCCTGATCGTCTTCGTGCCGTTGATGATGGCACTGAACATGCTGACGGAATCGGCACTCTCCTTCCTCTCAATCGGCGTCCAGCCACCCGCCGCCAGCTGGGGCACCATCATTCAGGATGGGCAGGCTCTGCTCTATACGCGCCCGATCGTCGCCTTGGCACCGGGTATCGCGATTGCCATTTCCGTCATGGCGCTCAACGTCTTTGGCGACGGCCTGCGCGACGCACTAGACCCTCGTTCCAAAGTCAGGCTGGGGCGCGACTGA
- a CDS encoding ABC transporter substrate-binding protein, whose translation MTMVRNPHFKQWSEDAQPDGYPDVVQYDFGLTEEAAVTAIQKGEADWMFDQPPTDRLVELGTKYMDQVHISPLTAWWYAPLNTRLAPFDNEKARQAVAYAVDRNTLVNLFGGKVLATPVCQVLPPDFPGHEDYCPFTKNPGTKWSAPDVDKAKQLVEESGTKGQKVTVIVEDTAVSRSIGVYLQSVLTSIGYVADVKPISSNIQFTYIQNTNNKVQMSVSQWYQDYPAASNFLNILFGCDSFREGSDASVNISGFCDKDIDARMKQAMDLGVTDQDAANKAWAEIDRAVTDKAAAVPLFTPKHVDFVSKRLGNFKFNAQFYWIVTQAWVQ comes from the coding sequence ATGACGATGGTGCGTAATCCGCACTTCAAGCAGTGGAGCGAGGACGCGCAGCCGGATGGCTATCCGGACGTCGTGCAGTACGACTTCGGCCTGACCGAAGAAGCGGCGGTAACAGCGATCCAGAAGGGCGAGGCAGACTGGATGTTCGATCAGCCGCCTACGGATCGACTGGTCGAACTGGGCACCAAATACATGGACCAGGTTCACATCTCGCCATTGACGGCCTGGTGGTATGCGCCGTTGAACACGCGCCTGGCGCCTTTTGACAACGAGAAGGCTCGACAGGCTGTCGCCTATGCGGTCGACCGCAACACTCTGGTCAATCTCTTCGGCGGCAAGGTGTTGGCCACGCCGGTGTGCCAGGTGCTGCCCCCGGATTTCCCGGGACACGAGGACTATTGCCCCTTCACGAAGAATCCGGGAACAAAATGGTCTGCTCCTGACGTCGACAAGGCCAAGCAACTGGTCGAGGAATCCGGAACCAAGGGCCAGAAGGTCACCGTCATCGTGGAGGACACCGCCGTATCCCGGTCGATCGGCGTCTATCTCCAGAGCGTGCTGACCAGCATCGGCTATGTTGCCGACGTCAAGCCGATCTCCAGCAACATCCAGTTCACCTACATTCAGAACACCAACAACAAGGTGCAGATGTCGGTCAGCCAGTGGTACCAGGATTATCCGGCTGCATCGAACTTCCTCAACATTCTGTTCGGTTGCGACAGCTTCCGCGAAGGCTCGGACGCATCGGTCAACATTTCCGGCTTCTGCGACAAGGATATCGACGCCAGGATGAAGCAGGCGATGGATCTTGGCGTGACCGATCAGGATGCGGCCAACAAGGCATGGGCGGAAATCGACCGGGCGGTCACCGACAAGGCTGCAGCGGTGCCGCTGTTCACGCCCAAGCATGTGGACTTCGTCAGCAAACGTCTCGGCAACTTCAAGTTCAACGCTCAGTTCTACTGGATTGTGACCCAGGCCTGGGTGCAGTGA